From the genome of Streptomyces sp. NBC_00659, one region includes:
- a CDS encoding IclR family transcriptional regulator encodes MTEENTSRSIAAVERAMDVLLLFGRSGRPDLGITEIAQQLGITKAAVHRILTALRNRDLIIADPVTRRYALGPAAISLGRAYLARTDLRILAAPELRRLAGQCEETATLSIRRGDTRLYVDQVVPDRELRMEVALGIPLPLHAGSSSKAMLAFLPDVEVDGYLERHALDRLTERTITDPDKLRKELAAVRRRGYATSVGEREAGSASVAAPVLGHDGHVIAVVSVAGPQTRFKPRMAECAPLLLAAVERLSAEFGYRPGVN; translated from the coding sequence GTGACCGAGGAGAACACCAGCAGGTCGATCGCCGCAGTCGAGCGCGCCATGGACGTGCTCCTGCTCTTCGGCCGCAGCGGCCGCCCGGACCTGGGCATCACCGAGATCGCCCAGCAGCTCGGCATCACCAAGGCCGCCGTGCACCGCATTCTGACCGCCCTGCGCAACCGCGACCTGATCATCGCCGACCCCGTCACCCGGCGGTACGCGCTCGGGCCCGCGGCCATCTCGCTCGGCCGCGCCTATCTGGCCCGTACGGACCTCCGCATCCTCGCCGCGCCCGAACTGCGCCGGCTGGCCGGGCAGTGCGAGGAGACGGCCACCCTGTCGATCCGCCGCGGTGACACCCGCCTCTACGTCGACCAGGTCGTCCCCGACCGGGAGTTGCGCATGGAGGTCGCGCTGGGCATCCCCCTCCCGCTGCACGCGGGCAGCTCCTCCAAGGCGATGCTCGCCTTCCTGCCCGACGTCGAGGTCGACGGCTACCTGGAACGGCACGCCCTCGACCGGCTCACCGAGCGGACCATCACCGACCCCGACAAGCTGCGCAAGGAACTCGCGGCGGTGCGGCGCCGCGGCTATGCCACCTCCGTCGGCGAGCGCGAGGCCGGATCCGCGTCGGTCGCCGCTCCGGTACTCGGACACGACGGCCATGTGATCGCCGTGGTGAGCGTCGCCGGGCCCCAGACCCGCTTCAAGCCGCGCATGGCCGAGTGCGCCCCCCTGCTGCTGGCAGCCGTGGAACGGCTGTCCGCGGAGTTCGGCTACCGGCCCGGCGTGAACTGA
- a CDS encoding isochorismatase family protein translates to MASDPLHEDYRAAGFGRRVGWGERPAVVLVDPVRAYADPGAALFLDTAADALAAMRRLADTARAAGLPVVFTAVRYTGEPTDDVPHFARKVPGLAAFRAGAPHAGFTTACPPGASDSVVFKHYPSAFFGTGLDGTLRSWGVDTLLLGGFSTSGCVRASALDGLQYGFRPLVVREAVADRDPGPHEASLFDLDSKYADVIALDDACAALARYAPG, encoded by the coding sequence ATGGCGTCGGACCCTCTCCACGAGGACTACCGCGCGGCCGGGTTCGGTCGCCGCGTCGGCTGGGGCGAGCGGCCCGCGGTGGTTCTCGTGGACCCCGTACGGGCGTACGCGGACCCCGGTGCAGCGCTCTTCCTGGACACCGCGGCCGACGCCCTCGCGGCCATGCGCCGGCTGGCGGACACCGCCCGCGCCGCAGGGCTGCCGGTGGTCTTCACGGCCGTGCGCTACACCGGTGAACCCACCGACGACGTACCGCACTTCGCCCGCAAGGTTCCCGGACTCGCCGCCTTCCGGGCCGGAGCCCCACACGCCGGGTTCACCACGGCCTGTCCGCCCGGCGCGAGCGACTCCGTCGTGTTCAAGCACTACCCGAGCGCGTTCTTCGGCACCGGCCTGGACGGGACCCTTCGTTCCTGGGGCGTGGACACCCTGCTCCTGGGCGGCTTCTCGACCAGCGGCTGCGTCCGGGCCAGCGCGCTGGACGGCCTCCAGTACGGATTCCGGCCGCTGGTGGTCAGGGAAGCCGTGGCCGACCGGGATCCCGGGCCGCACGAGGCCAGCCTCTTCGACCTGGACTCCAAGTACGCGGACGTGATCGCGCTCGACGACGCCTGCGCCGCCCTGGCCCGGTACGCGCCCGGGTGA
- a CDS encoding neocarzinostatin apoprotein domain-containing protein — protein MNRVLSRTGTGAAALAAVAAVCSAATPAAAAGTLTVSRTTGLTPGDTVTVSAKGLSPSQAFVPLGMCKPDPTGPTDCDTATALVGKTDGSGVWHLSSSDATSAALKISAKAGGADCTSKAGACVVAVFISATDELVQVPLTVSATGSGSPSPSTSASPSASSTAGTSGGSTSGSSSGDSGSGSASGSTSGSGSGSLPQTGSVDGVAVGLLAGGTLLMGGAAFLILVRRKRDEST, from the coding sequence TTGAACCGCGTCCTCTCCCGCACCGGCACCGGGGCCGCGGCCCTGGCCGCGGTGGCGGCGGTCTGTTCGGCGGCGACACCCGCCGCGGCCGCCGGGACCCTGACCGTGAGCAGGACCACCGGGCTCACGCCCGGTGACACCGTCACGGTCTCCGCCAAGGGCCTGAGTCCGAGTCAGGCGTTCGTCCCGCTCGGCATGTGCAAGCCGGACCCGACGGGTCCGACCGACTGCGACACGGCGACCGCGCTGGTCGGCAAGACCGACGGTTCGGGTGTCTGGCACCTGTCGTCCAGCGACGCGACCTCCGCGGCCCTGAAGATCTCCGCGAAAGCGGGCGGCGCGGACTGCACGTCCAAGGCGGGCGCCTGCGTGGTCGCGGTGTTCATCTCCGCGACCGACGAACTCGTCCAGGTGCCGCTGACCGTGAGCGCCACGGGGTCGGGTTCGCCCTCGCCCAGTACGTCGGCCAGTCCTTCGGCGTCCAGCACCGCGGGCACCTCCGGTGGCAGCACCTCCGGGTCCTCGTCGGGGGACTCCGGATCCGGCTCGGCATCAGGATCGACATCGGGATCGGGGTCCGGAAGCCTTCCGCAGACGGGTTCCGTGGACGGTGTCGCGGTGGGTCTGCTGGCCGGCGGGACGCTGCTCATGGGCGGCGCCGCGTTTCTGATCCTGGTGCGGCGCAAGCGTGACGAATCGACGTGA
- a CDS encoding neocarzinostatin apoprotein domain-containing protein produces the protein MLSATGAASAADPPGATARLSAAVDLTEGQKITVTGEGFRGGLTSVAVGLCKKGYTGNTDCDLAGGAVLVNIGGSGRLPRVTLTAHARFAGIDCRDVPCVVGISPLPTGTPAALRPANTVDIPVGFRGGTPRGESSGVGRAVTATTPGGTVASSGSRWRGPSTLLWGASTALAALCAGAALISLRRVRHDGGTPLPDTGGTS, from the coding sequence GTGTTGTCAGCCACCGGAGCGGCTTCGGCCGCCGACCCGCCGGGCGCCACGGCCAGGCTGTCGGCCGCCGTCGATCTCACCGAGGGCCAGAAGATCACCGTCACCGGGGAGGGCTTCCGTGGCGGACTCACCTCGGTGGCGGTCGGACTGTGCAAGAAGGGATACACCGGCAACACGGACTGCGACCTGGCGGGCGGGGCCGTACTGGTGAACATCGGCGGCTCCGGCAGGCTTCCCCGGGTCACCCTCACCGCGCACGCCCGCTTCGCGGGCATCGACTGCCGCGACGTCCCGTGCGTGGTGGGCATCTCCCCGCTGCCGACCGGTACTCCGGCCGCGCTGCGGCCCGCCAACACCGTCGACATCCCGGTCGGCTTCCGGGGCGGAACTCCCCGGGGTGAGTCCTCGGGCGTGGGGCGTGCCGTCACCGCGACGACGCCCGGCGGCACCGTCGCGTCGTCGGGCTCCCGCTGGCGCGGGCCCTCGACCCTCCTGTGGGGTGCTTCGACGGCGCTCGCCGCGCTGTGCGCGGGAGCGGCCCTGATCAGCCTCCGCCGCGTCCGGCACGACGGCGGAACCCCTCTTCCCGACACCGGAGGTACCTCTTGA
- a CDS encoding WxL protein peptidoglycan domain-containing protein yields the protein MPVRSHGPFRPIRPTVSCALLALLLALLMSPAPASAAGSGPDAWSVRPAGAATDGVRRGAFSLDAAPGSKIKDAVLVSNLSKVPISFQVYGTDAYNTPRDGALAYREAGQAQQGIGRWVKLATNALVIPAGRSAEIPFTLTVPADATPGAHVGGIVALDNAVEQAGRDNGVDLGIQRAVAVRMQLTVAGPLTPGMTVRDVRLTHRPSGMPFRSGSATVRYTVVNTGNTVIQPTARPRATGLFGRSLKTFRTARLPVLLPGQSTVMTAAWDGTPPLDFVHVSVRVSAQGVPEASAESGSVLLSWTTVAVLLALSALLALALSQVRRWRRARLEELP from the coding sequence ATGCCCGTCCGAAGCCACGGCCCGTTCCGGCCGATCCGCCCGACGGTGTCGTGCGCACTGCTCGCCCTCCTTCTGGCGCTGCTCATGAGTCCCGCGCCCGCCTCGGCCGCGGGGAGCGGGCCGGACGCCTGGTCCGTGCGGCCCGCGGGCGCGGCCACCGACGGAGTGCGGCGCGGCGCCTTCTCCCTGGACGCCGCGCCGGGCTCGAAGATCAAGGACGCGGTGCTCGTCAGCAACCTCTCCAAGGTGCCGATCTCCTTCCAGGTGTACGGGACCGACGCGTACAACACGCCGCGCGACGGGGCGCTCGCCTACCGGGAGGCGGGGCAGGCCCAACAGGGGATCGGACGCTGGGTGAAGCTCGCCACCAACGCCCTGGTGATCCCCGCGGGCCGCAGCGCGGAGATCCCCTTCACCCTGACCGTGCCCGCGGACGCGACACCCGGCGCCCATGTCGGGGGCATCGTCGCGCTCGACAACGCGGTGGAACAGGCCGGCCGGGACAACGGCGTCGACCTCGGCATCCAGCGGGCCGTCGCCGTGCGGATGCAGCTCACCGTGGCCGGCCCGCTCACTCCCGGAATGACGGTGCGCGACGTACGGCTGACGCACCGGCCCTCCGGAATGCCCTTCCGCTCCGGATCCGCGACCGTCCGCTACACGGTCGTCAACACCGGCAACACCGTCATCCAGCCGACCGCCCGCCCGCGCGCCACCGGGCTCTTCGGCCGTAGCCTCAAGACCTTCCGCACCGCCCGGCTGCCGGTCCTTCTGCCCGGCCAGAGCACGGTCATGACCGCCGCCTGGGACGGAACACCCCCGCTGGACTTCGTCCACGTCTCCGTACGCGTGAGCGCGCAGGGCGTGCCCGAGGCGTCCGCCGAATCCGGTTCGGTCCTGCTGTCCTGGACCACCGTCGCCGTACTTCTCGCCCTGTCGGCACTGCTGGCCCTGGCCCTCTCACAGGTGCGCCGGTGGCGCCGTGCCCGCCTGGAGGAGTTGCCATGA
- a CDS encoding MaoC family dehydratase has product MGTATVTESGPQQVQGRIRMSPSSGTGRATGTVRPGWSGRFYEDFTVGDIYEHPLGRTVSDADNTWFTLLTMNTNEMHFNEVYAGHSEFGRPLVVSTLTLAVAVGQSVTDLTQNAFANLGWDDVRMTAPVFAGDTLWSESIVLEARASASRPAAGLVTVRTRTLNQRGEQVCSFRRTFYVHRRGALPADRHRPRPTAPLGLDDTP; this is encoded by the coding sequence ATGGGGACCGCCACGGTCACCGAGTCCGGGCCGCAGCAGGTCCAGGGGAGGATCCGTATGAGCCCGTCGTCGGGCACCGGCCGGGCCACCGGCACCGTTCGCCCCGGCTGGAGCGGACGCTTCTACGAGGACTTCACGGTCGGCGACATCTACGAGCATCCGCTGGGCCGCACCGTCAGCGACGCGGACAACACCTGGTTCACGCTGCTGACGATGAACACCAACGAGATGCACTTCAACGAGGTGTACGCCGGACACAGCGAGTTCGGCCGGCCGCTCGTCGTCTCCACCCTGACCCTGGCCGTCGCGGTCGGACAGAGCGTCACCGACCTCACCCAGAACGCCTTCGCCAATCTCGGATGGGACGACGTGAGGATGACCGCGCCGGTGTTCGCGGGGGACACGCTGTGGTCCGAGTCGATCGTCCTGGAGGCCCGCGCGTCCGCCTCACGCCCGGCTGCCGGCCTCGTCACCGTCCGCACCCGGACCCTCAACCAGCGTGGCGAGCAGGTGTGTTCGTTCCGCCGCACCTTCTACGTCCACCGGCGCGGCGCACTCCCCGCCGACCGGCACCGCCCCCGGCCCACCGCGCCGCTCGGGTTGGACGACACCCCGTGA
- a CDS encoding LLM class flavin-dependent oxidoreductase, with the protein MSAPPALPRIGYAPWGETLDELVAAGRAAREAGADTLWAAELHRSATITAAALAPVAGPARVGTAVALAFVRSPLTTALEALDLDELSAGRFVLGLGSGVRRLNEDWHHADFDPPVRRLRETVACVRAFTAACADGATIEAGGEVTGFRIRGYRRPFPPVRARIPVHLAAVGPVMTRLAGEIADGWIGHELGSPAHLEDTVLPGLAEGHARRASDPAASRPDNGPAPGHGLDGFEVTASACCSIDPDPRRAHRLAAGGLGFYASVRTYGPLFAEHRLEVAQQRVLEEFRSAGARADRLGHAVDPAMTRALTLTGTPDEVARRLTEYAAVADSVKLGPPVHGLEPGEIRAAQAAVIALIKEVRA; encoded by the coding sequence GTGAGCGCGCCCCCGGCACTGCCACGGATCGGCTACGCACCCTGGGGCGAGACCCTCGACGAACTCGTGGCCGCCGGACGGGCCGCGCGCGAGGCGGGCGCCGACACCCTCTGGGCGGCCGAGCTCCACCGCAGCGCCACGATCACGGCCGCCGCGCTCGCCCCCGTCGCCGGCCCGGCCCGTGTCGGGACCGCCGTCGCGCTCGCCTTCGTCCGCAGCCCGCTCACCACCGCGCTGGAGGCCCTCGACCTCGACGAACTCAGCGCGGGCCGCTTCGTCCTCGGCCTCGGCAGCGGGGTCCGGCGGCTCAACGAGGACTGGCACCACGCCGACTTCGACCCGCCCGTGCGGCGCCTGCGCGAGACGGTCGCCTGCGTCCGGGCCTTCACGGCCGCCTGCGCGGACGGCGCCACGATCGAGGCGGGCGGCGAGGTCACCGGATTCCGCATCCGTGGCTACCGGCGCCCCTTCCCGCCGGTGCGTGCGCGCATCCCTGTCCATCTCGCCGCCGTCGGCCCCGTGATGACCCGCCTCGCGGGCGAGATCGCGGACGGCTGGATCGGCCACGAACTGGGCTCACCCGCCCACCTCGAGGACACCGTCCTGCCCGGGCTCGCCGAAGGACACGCCCGCCGGGCATCCGACCCGGCCGCCTCCCGCCCCGACAACGGGCCGGCACCCGGGCACGGCCTCGACGGGTTCGAGGTCACCGCCTCCGCCTGCTGCTCGATCGACCCCGATCCCCGGCGCGCCCACCGCCTGGCCGCGGGCGGCCTCGGCTTCTACGCCTCGGTCCGCACCTACGGCCCGCTCTTCGCCGAGCACCGACTCGAAGTCGCGCAGCAGCGTGTCCTCGAGGAGTTCCGCTCCGCGGGCGCCCGCGCGGACCGGCTCGGCCATGCCGTCGACCCCGCCATGACCCGGGCCCTGACCCTCACCGGCACCCCCGACGAGGTCGCGCGGCGGCTCACGGAGTACGCGGCCGTGGCCGACTCCGTCAAGCTCGGCCCGCCCGTCCACGGCCTGGAACCCGGGGAGATCCGCGCGGCCCAGGCGGCCGTCATCGCCCTCATCAAGGAGGTACGCGCATGA
- a CDS encoding CaiB/BaiF CoA transferase family protein has protein sequence MTAPTDQGASVPRPLADVRVLAVEQYGAGPFGTLHLADLGADVIKIEDPGAGGDVGRYVPPHQHGEDSLFFEAFNRNKRSVSLDLAHPLGRAVFEDLVRHSDAVYSNLRGDVPERLGITYDTLGPLNPAIVCCSLTGFGMTGPRSAQPGYDYILQGLAGWMDLTGEPGGPPAKSGLSLVDYSGGFAAALALLAGLHAARRDGRGLDCDVSLYDTALSMLTYPGLWHLNGGFTPTRTRHSAHPSLVPFQAFRARDAWIVVGCPKEKFWQRLAGLLGHPEWARADHAYGSFEGRRTHREELIPRLEKLFAEQSAAAWIRRLTEAGVPCGPVNSVAEALADPHTEARGLVVETSHPHFGTLRNLLSPVRTGPPAPAHRRAPLRGEHTDTVLTEILGYEETRIADLRAKGAFGA, from the coding sequence ATGACAGCGCCGACGGATCAAGGGGCGTCGGTCCCGCGCCCGCTGGCGGACGTGCGTGTTCTCGCGGTCGAGCAGTACGGGGCCGGCCCGTTCGGCACCCTGCACCTCGCCGACCTGGGCGCCGACGTCATCAAGATCGAGGATCCGGGCGCCGGCGGCGACGTGGGCCGCTATGTGCCGCCCCACCAGCACGGTGAGGACTCGCTGTTCTTCGAGGCGTTCAACCGCAACAAACGAAGCGTCTCCCTCGACCTCGCCCATCCCCTCGGCCGGGCGGTGTTCGAGGACCTCGTCCGGCACAGCGACGCCGTCTACTCCAACCTGCGGGGCGATGTCCCCGAGCGCCTCGGCATCACGTACGACACCCTCGGCCCGCTGAACCCGGCGATCGTCTGCTGCTCACTCACCGGCTTCGGCATGACCGGCCCCCGGTCCGCGCAGCCCGGCTACGACTACATCCTGCAAGGCCTGGCGGGCTGGATGGACCTCACCGGCGAACCCGGGGGACCGCCCGCCAAGTCCGGTCTCTCCCTGGTCGACTACTCCGGCGGCTTCGCCGCCGCGCTCGCCCTGCTGGCCGGCCTGCACGCCGCCCGCCGCGACGGCCGGGGCCTCGACTGCGACGTCTCCCTGTACGACACGGCGCTGAGCATGCTCACCTACCCGGGCCTCTGGCATCTCAACGGCGGCTTCACCCCGACCAGGACCCGGCATTCCGCCCACCCCTCCCTCGTCCCGTTCCAGGCATTCCGGGCCCGCGACGCCTGGATCGTCGTGGGCTGCCCCAAGGAGAAGTTCTGGCAGCGCCTCGCGGGCCTGCTCGGTCACCCCGAATGGGCGCGCGCCGACCACGCGTACGGCTCCTTCGAAGGCCGCCGTACCCACCGCGAGGAACTGATACCCCGGCTGGAGAAGCTCTTCGCCGAACAGTCGGCCGCCGCCTGGATCCGGCGGCTCACCGAAGCCGGGGTCCCCTGCGGGCCCGTCAACTCCGTCGCCGAAGCGCTCGCCGACCCGCACACCGAGGCCCGGGGACTCGTCGTGGAGACCAGCCACCCGCATTTCGGCACCCTCCGCAACCTGCTCAGCCCGGTGCGCACCGGGCCGCCCGCCCCGGCCCACCGTCGGGCACCGCTGCGCGGCGAACACACCGACACGGTCCTGACCGAGATCCTCGGGTACGAGGAGACGCGCATCGCCGACCTGCGCGCGAAGGGGGCCTTCGGTGCCTGA
- a CDS encoding MmgE/PrpD family protein translates to MPETTPHSHPELHSHPHPHGHADDEGGPAAALIARWAGRLTLEQVPSVVRRAARRQLLDGIGCLLAALRKDASAPALAAARGLGGPREAAVPGTTELIGAPAAALATGALVHALDFDDTHPGALVHATAAVLPALLTSAQHTGATGARVLTAAVAGYETAVRVGLAAPYRFHARGLHATQVASVFAAPVTAAVLYGTSVPVLTHALGLAGSSAGGLLEFLDAGSDTKTLHPGLAAHAGLVALRLAAAGAEGPDTVMEGRYGVYAALAGHPVTAARVAGDLGEMWHAPAVAAKRHPCCRLMHPALDAAHVLHGELAGAEVASAVVDVPPGAVPIVCEPAEQRRAPRTSYEAKFALPYSTALMLLDGRITLDSYDREAGARPDATALASRVTHREQPWQGPDAEAPGRIRVLTTDGREHAAEIPGGYRPPPSTEEVLVKFHVNAGGENALSRELGERVLSIDREPTLDRVLELTARIGAFVVRRTP, encoded by the coding sequence GTGCCTGAGACCACCCCGCACAGCCACCCTGAGTTGCACAGCCACCCTCACCCGCACGGTCACGCGGACGACGAAGGGGGTCCGGCCGCCGCCCTGATCGCCCGCTGGGCGGGCCGGCTCACGCTGGAGCAGGTACCCAGCGTCGTGCGCCGAGCCGCGCGCAGACAGTTGCTGGACGGCATCGGCTGCCTGCTCGCCGCCCTGCGGAAGGACGCGTCCGCTCCCGCGCTGGCCGCCGCCCGGGGACTGGGCGGCCCGCGGGAAGCCGCGGTACCCGGCACCACGGAGCTGATCGGCGCGCCCGCCGCCGCGCTGGCCACCGGCGCACTCGTCCACGCCCTCGACTTCGACGACACCCACCCCGGCGCACTCGTCCACGCCACGGCCGCCGTGCTCCCCGCACTGCTGACCAGCGCCCAGCACACCGGCGCGACCGGCGCGCGCGTCCTCACCGCCGCCGTCGCGGGATACGAGACCGCGGTCCGGGTGGGCCTGGCCGCCCCCTACCGCTTCCACGCCCGCGGCCTGCACGCCACCCAGGTCGCGAGCGTCTTCGCCGCCCCCGTCACCGCCGCGGTCCTGTACGGCACCTCCGTTCCCGTGCTCACCCACGCCCTCGGCCTCGCGGGCAGCAGTGCCGGCGGACTCCTCGAATTCCTCGACGCGGGCAGCGACACCAAGACCCTGCACCCCGGCCTCGCCGCCCACGCCGGCCTCGTCGCGCTCCGCCTCGCCGCCGCCGGAGCCGAGGGGCCGGACACCGTCATGGAAGGCCGCTACGGTGTGTACGCGGCGCTCGCCGGACACCCCGTCACGGCCGCCCGGGTCGCGGGCGACCTCGGTGAGATGTGGCACGCGCCCGCCGTCGCAGCCAAGCGGCACCCGTGCTGCCGGCTCATGCATCCCGCCCTCGACGCCGCACACGTCCTGCACGGCGAACTGGCCGGTGCCGAAGTGGCCTCCGCCGTCGTCGACGTACCCCCCGGTGCGGTGCCCATCGTGTGCGAGCCCGCCGAGCAGCGCCGGGCACCCCGCACTTCCTACGAGGCGAAGTTCGCCCTCCCGTACTCCACCGCCCTGATGCTGCTCGACGGCCGGATCACCCTCGACTCCTACGACCGGGAGGCCGGCGCGCGCCCGGACGCCACCGCGCTGGCCTCCCGCGTCACCCACCGGGAACAGCCCTGGCAGGGACCCGACGCGGAGGCACCGGGCCGCATCCGGGTGCTCACCACGGACGGACGCGAACACGCGGCCGAGATCCCCGGTGGCTACCGTCCCCCGCCCTCGACCGAGGAGGTGCTGGTGAAATTCCATGTCAACGCCGGTGGAGAGAACGCCCTTTCGCGTGAACTCGGCGAACGCGTCCTGAGTATCGACCGGGAGCCGACGCTCGACCGGGTCCTCGAACTCACCGCGCGCATCGGCGCCTTCGTCGTGCGGAGGACACCATGA
- a CDS encoding RidA family protein codes for MSAPVRPAARLTAVVPSADHRPGAEARAVCDRLARLLREHSAAPGDIVHLTEFTGVAALEARDELGLALAELLGPHRPARTTVVSDTLPAGARFALAVRLDPGGGRALPTGLREATDGTVFLPTVLPLDPRGDIAHPGDFPHQYAHCLRTADRLLHGVGLSLDHAVTTYDYSTPATRRAYPLCAGPRRELLGGAGVFPGAGGILMSRLHAPGILVALDVTASRHPLVGVNPGWQRYDTLTYSPGVRAGRTLHMSGFAALDMDTQQALHAGDPAAQTAEIYRAVRTVIEAAGGGPEHLVHTQEFLCPPAFAPADPLAASRAGALGPGAHPAVTTVGCAALLRREFLVEVFPTAVLPDPADLPEGGT; via the coding sequence ATGAGCGCCCCGGTCCGCCCCGCCGCCCGCCTCACCGCCGTCGTGCCGTCCGCGGACCACAGGCCGGGCGCGGAAGCCCGAGCCGTGTGCGACCGGCTGGCGCGGCTGCTGCGGGAACACTCCGCCGCGCCGGGCGACATCGTCCACCTCACGGAGTTCACCGGTGTCGCGGCACTGGAAGCACGGGACGAACTCGGCCTCGCACTGGCGGAGTTGCTGGGCCCGCACCGCCCGGCGCGGACCACCGTCGTCAGCGACACCTTGCCCGCCGGCGCCCGATTCGCCCTCGCCGTCCGACTCGATCCCGGCGGCGGCCGGGCCCTGCCGACGGGTCTGCGCGAAGCGACCGACGGAACGGTCTTCCTGCCCACCGTCCTGCCGCTCGACCCGCGCGGGGACATCGCCCACCCCGGCGACTTCCCGCACCAGTACGCCCACTGCCTGCGCACCGCCGACCGCCTGCTGCACGGCGTGGGCCTCAGCCTCGACCACGCGGTGACCACCTACGACTACTCCACCCCCGCGACCCGCCGCGCCTATCCGCTCTGCGCCGGTCCACGCCGCGAACTGCTGGGCGGGGCCGGGGTGTTCCCCGGCGCGGGCGGCATCCTCATGTCCCGGCTGCACGCCCCCGGCATCCTGGTCGCGCTCGATGTCACGGCTTCCCGGCACCCCCTCGTCGGCGTCAACCCCGGCTGGCAGCGCTACGACACCCTCACCTACAGCCCCGGCGTGCGCGCGGGCCGCACCCTCCACATGTCCGGCTTCGCCGCTCTCGACATGGACACCCAGCAGGCCCTGCACGCCGGTGACCCGGCCGCCCAGACCGCCGAGATCTACCGCGCGGTGCGCACCGTGATCGAGGCCGCGGGAGGCGGACCCGAACACCTCGTGCACACCCAGGAGTTCCTCTGCCCGCCCGCCTTCGCCCCGGCCGATCCGCTGGCCGCATCCCGTGCGGGCGCGCTGGGACCCGGCGCCCACCCGGCCGTCACCACCGTCGGCTGCGCCGCCCTGCTCCGCCGGGAGTTCCTCGTCGAGGTGTTCCCGACCGCGGTCCTGCCCGATCCCGCGGACCTGCCCGAAGGAGGCACGTGA
- a CDS encoding MaoC family dehydratase codes for MTRTLLTDELRALVGRTTVYTAPEPLGRAALRYFATAVGDSNPLYTDPDYARAHGHPDVIAPPTLICETNQYTGLPPDEDGYAGHTWGILVPHTATVRGSHAYTFHRPAGPGVRVTATWTLVSLGERTTGDGRPLLIVTSRCAYTDQHGTLLAENEETVLHVALTAEEPR; via the coding sequence GTGACCCGCACCCTGCTCACCGACGAACTGCGCGCCCTCGTCGGCCGTACGACCGTCTACACGGCGCCCGAACCACTCGGCCGCGCCGCCCTGCGCTACTTCGCGACGGCCGTCGGCGACTCCAACCCCCTCTACACGGACCCCGATTACGCCCGCGCGCACGGCCACCCCGATGTGATCGCACCACCGACCCTGATCTGCGAGACCAACCAGTACACCGGCCTGCCACCGGACGAGGACGGCTACGCGGGACACACCTGGGGCATCCTCGTCCCGCACACCGCCACCGTCCGCGGATCACACGCGTACACCTTCCACCGTCCGGCCGGACCCGGCGTCCGCGTCACCGCCACCTGGACCCTCGTCTCACTCGGCGAACGCACCACCGGCGACGGCCGCCCGCTGCTCATCGTCACCTCGCGCTGCGCCTACACCGACCAGCACGGCACTCTGCTCGCCGAGAACGAGGAGACCGTCCTGCACGTCGCACTCACCGCCGAGGAGCCCCGGTGA
- a CDS encoding MaoC/PaaZ C-terminal domain-containing protein, with translation MTGPQLLLGAVVPPLERSFPITRLVAYAGATWDWHRLHYDAAYAGARDLAAPVVDGQVFGALLAEQLLDWLGPACFLRSLHFRFARPVFAGESVRCVGRVTAVDGRLVTVEQTVEVLGPRARTAVAPAGALVELREPAGGP, from the coding sequence GTGACCGGCCCCCAACTGCTGCTCGGGGCCGTCGTACCACCCCTGGAGCGGTCCTTCCCCATCACCCGCCTGGTCGCCTACGCCGGCGCCACCTGGGACTGGCACCGGCTGCACTACGACGCCGCCTACGCGGGCGCCAGAGACCTGGCCGCCCCCGTCGTGGACGGACAGGTCTTCGGGGCACTCCTCGCGGAGCAGCTCCTCGACTGGCTCGGCCCGGCCTGCTTCCTGCGAAGCCTGCACTTCCGTTTCGCACGGCCGGTGTTCGCCGGAGAGAGCGTGCGCTGCGTCGGCCGGGTCACCGCCGTCGACGGCCGCCTGGTGACCGTCGAGCAGACCGTCGAGGTCCTGGGCCCCCGAGCCCGTACCGCGGTCGCCCCCGCCGGAGCGCTCGTGGAACTCCGCGAACCGGCGGGCGGCCCGTGA